The sequence below is a genomic window from Escherichia marmotae.
GAAGATGACACTTATCTCGATGATGAAGATGCAGACTGGAAAACGACAACCCAGGGGCAGAAATCCGTTGGTGATACTTCGGCGACGCTGGCCTGGCGTCCGGGTGACAGCGGGCAGAAAAAACTGGTTCAGTTGTTCGACTCCGGTGAAGTCTGCGCGTTTCGTATCAAATATCCCAACAGCACTGTTGATGTTTTCCGTGGCTGGCTGAGCTCACTGGGTAAAACCATTGCCTCAAAAGACGTGATGACCCGCACTGTGAAAATCAGCGGTGTGGGGCGTCCGTATCTGGCAGAGGAAGGCACTGAAACCGTGAGCGTTACCGGGCTGACAGTATCACCGGCATCTGCCAGTGTAAAAGTGGGAGCAACCACCACGCTGACCTTTACAGTAAAACCTGACGGAGCCAGTGACAAAGCGATCAGTGTGCATTCGTCAGATCCACAGACTGCCACGGTTACCCTGAACGGACTTGTGGCCACGGTAAAAGGCGTGAAGCAGGGCAGTGTCAGCATTGTGGGCATGACCGCTGACGGGAATTTTGTGGCTGTGGCTGCGGTGACTGTCAGCGCAGCAGGTTAACAGGACGATACTCATCATTTGCCCCGGTTATTCGGGGCTTTTTTGCAGGTGGAGAACATGATGTTTCTGAAACAGGACACGTTTAATTATGAAAAACAGTCCGTGGTGCTCAGTGAGCTGTCCGGGCTGCAGAGAATTGAATATCTGACGTTTGTTCAGCAGCGAACGGCAAAGTTTGATGCCGGGGAGGGAGAACTGCCGGAGGCTGAACGACAGATTGCTTTTCTGCGGATGGGGATGGATATCAATGCCTGGCTGGTTTCCCGCTCACTGTGGAATGCGGAACAGTCTCAGGATGTTGAGACGCTTTACGCATCCGTTATTACAACATGGTCGTATGATGCCCTGGGTGCGGGGGCGGAGATGGTTCTGTCGCTGAGCGGTATGGGGGCCATTGATAATGCCGGGGATTTGGAGCATGAGGTGCTGACGCCGGAAAAGTCCTGACGCGGGAAATGCAGTTTGTCATGCGGCTTGCCCGGGAGTTCCGGCGGGCAGACTGGCGGCGGATGCTGTCGGAAATGTCGGCCACTGAGCTTGGTGAGTGGGGCGATTATTTCCGGATGCAGAGCTTCAGTGATGTGTGGATGGATGCGCAGTTTGCCTCGCTGAAGGCATTGATCGTGAGAATGGTGTCCGGCAGCAGTGATGCTGCGGTGGCTGATTTCAGCCTTTTACCGGAAGAGAACGGGATACCGGAGCGAACGGACGAAGAACTGATGCATCTTGGGGAAGGTATTTCCGGAGGTGTGCGTTATGGACCAGATAGCCAACCTGGTCATTGATTTGGGGATTGATGCGGCAGAGTTTAAAAATGAAATTCCCCGTATCAAAAACCTTCTGAATGGTGCAGCCAGCGATGCAGAACGGTCTTCTGCCCGTATGCAGCGTTTTATGGAGCGTCAGACTCAGGCCGCCCGGCAGACAACGCAGGCGGCGTCTTCGGCTGCAACAGCCGCATCCGTCCATGCGCA
It includes:
- a CDS encoding phage tail protein, with translation MTTPNPLAKTKGAGTTFWMYTGKGDAFANPLSDTDWLRLAMVKDLQPGEMTADAEDDTYLDDEDADWKTTTQGQKSVGDTSATLAWRPGDSGQKKLVQLFDSGEVCAFRIKYPNSTVDVFRGWLSSLGKTIASKDVMTRTVKISGVGRPYLAEEGTETVSVTGLTVSPASASVKVGATTTLTFTVKPDGASDKAISVHSSDPQTATVTLNGLVATVKGVKQGSVSIVGMTADGNFVAVAAVTVSAAG
- a CDS encoding phage tail assembly protein T — its product is MQFVMRLAREFRRADWRRMLSEMSATELGEWGDYFRMQSFSDVWMDAQFASLKALIVRMVSGSSDAAVADFSLLPEENGIPERTDEELMHLGEGISGGVRYGPDSQPGH
- the gpG gene encoding phage tail assembly chaperone G; this translates as MFLKQDTFNYEKQSVVLSELSGLQRIEYLTFVQQRTAKFDAGEGELPEAERQIAFLRMGMDINAWLVSRSLWNAEQSQDVETLYASVITTWSYDALGAGAEMVLSLSGMGAIDNAGDLEHEVLTPEKS